The Pocillopora verrucosa isolate sample1 chromosome 9, ASM3666991v2, whole genome shotgun sequence genome includes the window ACGGCAAAATAACCCTCAAACGAAAAAATTGAGTGGACGAGCGGCATCAACACGACCAAGGTGCGAATTTTAGAACAAATAGGAGTAAGATGAACTCAAGCGCGCCAAAAGTCGACGATAAGAGTCTTACCGAGTGAAGTGCTTGACTATTTCTTCTTCTCTGATGTTTTCCGGAAGGTTTCCGACCCACAAATGGCGGGTTTCACGCACCATCCTGTTGAATAATATCTTCTACTACTTTGCAAAGGCTATTCGATCATTATTACGCAAAAAAACAGTCATACAAAAACACATTTTCGTTAAACTTTCGAATCCTCAGGTAAAACAGATTGGTAGCGTTTTTTATTTGCAAAGGCTTCTGGGAGAGGCTGCAGTGGTGTTATATAAAAACACCTCTGATTGGTTCATCTTAAGGTTACTGTTCTTTTGGCCAATAGTatcttttgctttatttttggaGTATTGAAGTGTTCATTAGTCTCCACGCAAATGCTAGATTATTCACTTTGCCCCGTCAGTGAATCTTGGAAACAGGCTCTGTCAACggtaagtttaatttttactttttacatgTGTTCTTATTGACGAGCGTTTATGTCTATTACCGAAAGATTTTCACGGTAGGTCagaattttttgcattttcttggACAGTTCAAATGGGTGATTCCATTGACGCCTCAGAGCCCTCCCTGGGAACAATTTAAGTATTTCTTCGATCAGCTAAATAAATCCTTTTGTAGTCTTAACTGAAACACGAGTTTTTGTGTTGTCATTTAAATTGTCAACCTGCAGCTCAAGTGTACGTTCATGGAGCGTTCCATTTCCTCTTTAATCACAAGACAGAGATCACCTGATTCACTGCACGTTTACATTCCAAAACCcttcattgcttttatttgtttattatacAAATAACTCTGACGTCTGCTCAGGGGCTTTGAATACAGTTTGTTCATTTTACTttgcaaattaaatttattttatgtgTTCGCCACTCCCAAAAACCTTGGGATCTTGCGAAAAAACCGGATGATGTAACCTTTATCGGGAAATTGCAAAGCCATCCCAAATAACTTCCATTTATTTACACCTTTTCATTACCATCATTTTAGTGGAAGCTGCAGTCGACAAGATTATTCTTTTTCCAAGCTCAGTAGATATGATTGCAGATGATCTCAAATGTATTTAGTTCAAATCCCACTAATTGTGATCATTGCACttttgggaaaagaaaaaggaaagaataaaaaCTGCAGAATCACTGAAGCTAATGGTGCAGAAATTACTTCTCCTCATATTTTAGATATGACAGATTGTAATTTTGAATCAAAAGGTCCCCCTTAAAAGTTACCTTATAAATCAGGTATACTCAAGAATACAGTTTGTTCATTTTGCTTTGcaaagttaaatttatttaatttgttcaCCACTCCTTAAAACCTTAGGATCTTGCAAAAAATACTGGATGATGTAACCTTTATCAGGAAGTTACTAAGCCATACTAAGTAGCTTCTATTTATTTACACCTTTTCATTTCTATCATTATTATGGATGCTGCAGTCGACAGGGTTATTCTCTTTCCAAGCTCAGGAAATAACATGATTGCAGATGAtcttaaatgtttttaattcaaatccCACTAACTGTGATCATTACACttttgggaaaagaaaaaggaaaaaacaaaaactgcagAATCACTGAAGCTAGTGGTGCAGAAATTACTTTTCCTCCTATTTTAGATATTACAGattgtaattttgaattgaaaggtCTCCTTTAAAAGTTGTCTTATAAATCAGGTGTTTTTAATTAGCTATAGTTTGTGATGTGCTGTCTGAAAAAGCAGGGCCAAGTAAATCTTTCTAAGTCAGTGATATGTGTTATAGCAGAGCttgcagagcgtagccccattattatacaaaatagtagtaacccatcaagccgaaaaaaatttggatgtatgaccCTCcgaccatacaaggtgctacttttaacatgcttGGTTAACCGTACCTTGGGCACACCaatgccacggctttgtccagtagtccagtggtcagtgcactgggctccgagtcagatgacctgggttctagtcctggctggaGCAATgcattgtgcccttgagacgtgcgggaaaaaaaaaatgcgagctccacttttaggcttggctaaatctatatattatatttGATGTGGGTTATCTATTGAATAATGAATTTGTATTAATTAGTCAACATCCAGCGATCAATCATAGTGTTATCTGCTCTATATCTCTCtcttgcataattttttttttagttgggAGGGGAGAGTTTGCAGCAGTATCAAGATAATTTCTTTTTGGATTTAGAGTTTGTACCCAAGTGTTTGTTGTGCTGAATGGAATGATATTCCTAACATCCTCCCAGTCCTTGGTGGGAAGAGTTGTATTATCCTCATGTCAACGTTACGCTTTGAGACATTGTTTATCCACCACCCCTGTCCTCGCTGGAGAAGGTGATTTCCTTTCAccctttttaaaattctcctcTCTCTCTGCTTTTGTGTGCTAACCCTTTGATGCtggaatcacacattaatgtccCAAGAATTACGGTAATGATCACCGTggttagcaccttaggaaatgtgtagagaacagtatggaaaatatgtgTACTGATGTTATGATGTcatggtgtaaagggtttgtCTCTTATTTTCCCGTTTCCTCCATATTTTTTAGGTaatgatgaaaaaaagtttcataatttttctctttacagCTAATGAcataatgatttattttagggtttaaaagaaaaactgatcatgaattttttttttggaaggaaaaATGTCTGGTGTCAGCAAGATTTTTGCTCGTGAAATATTTGACAGCCGTGGAAACCCTAGTGTTGAGGTTGATATCACAACATCAAAAGGTGAATAACTATTGGGCAGTTGGTATGCATTTTTAAGTATTAGATACGAGTTATTTCTAACATAATTAGTTTTCTTCCCTGGAAGAACATGTTTTCAATAGCAAGGGGGTAGCAAGTAGATCTATTGTGCTGGCTGCCGATTTGTAGCCTTTGCACAAACATCACTGTACACCTAATCTACATGTAATTATTTTGGAATTTGTTCAAAGTGGTTGAGAATTCGAGGAACAACAAAGCAAGATAAATTTGGTGAGACCTCAAAGCACAACTGCAAGAGCATAGAACTTCAAAATTTCCCAGGGAAACCTAGACCTCTCCAGTAATAAGAGTCTCTTCAGGCCTTCAAAACCATATGCCTGCCATTTTTATgtcatatttttattgaatttaccTCTGGTCACACTATTCAGATATATCATTGTGCAATAATAATCACCTGTAACTTTCCTGGCTGTAACATTCAGTATGCATTTTGCTCGGATGTTAATTAGGTAGCTTGGACAACAGAATTCTTCAGTTACTCAGCAAGATTTTCTGACTAACTTTCAAGGGTATAAGCTATTTTTTCTCAGATTTAGGAAATatcctttaatttctttttacacTACTCTCCCACAACTACATTTCTTGTCCGAAACCCTAATTTTGTAATAAACAAACATATAGACTTCCTTTGTCTTCTTCTtgcttaaaacaaataaatattccaGAGCTAATTGTACAAATGTGGGTGGTGAGAAGGCCCAATGAGCTCTGGATTCTGgtttgagaggtctgggttggAGCCTCGGTTAGGTTCATTTTGGTGTGTTCTTATACCACAAACTTCCTCTCTGGTAGCTTTCCTTTACCCAGGTGTCTCTGTGGGTGGGCACCGTTGTATCATCTTATTGTATAACATAGAGGAATGTAGGCAGAGAAACTAGCTCAGAGAGAAACACGAGTAGTCAACCATCTTCTTTGTTTACTTGGTTATATAAAAACAAGAAGCATCTCTCAATCAATATGTCTTGCAACACACAAAAGATACCTGCAAGCTGCCAGGGAAATTTGATGAGTTATCAGACACtgcaataggccattttacagttgtgtacttagttgccaagcctttgatttggagtgaggctgaaggtgacaTTGCTGTGATAGAGACTTctagtatctagttagcatgataccaaagtaatttgcatttgaaaagcagcaaggtttgtatcataaaaAGGTCACCCatagcctcattcctgttcaaaggcttggcaaccaagcacagTGTAGCCAGTGTAGTGTAGCAATACTCCTTCCTATTCACTTTGTGATACAGAAGTTGTGATGAGCTCAAAGTTTAGTGGACCTCTTGGTTTGTGAgagtttattttacaaaatatgtTATACTTTTTTGTTGTAGGGCAGTTTCGTGCAGCTGTTCCATCTGGTGCATCCACTGGAGTGCATGAAGCTTTAGAGCTTCGTGACAAGGACCCAAAAAGATTTCTTGGAAAAGGTAAATTAACATTGAACAATATAAATGGTACAGTTGCAATACTACTAAGGGAAATTATTGTCATTGAAATATAAATCTGGTAATAGATATTTCTGGTGTAACTTATAATGACTATTAATGAGAATGATAAAAGTCTCTGTTTAGGCATGGGAACCATACCATCATAACTAGTGTGATGCTTGAGAAACTTTCAATTCTTGTCAATTAAAGATAAATTCGATATTTATGATTGATTTACAGTAActattatttataattttttacaaGGTTTATTTTTACTATTCATGTTTTCAGTATTTGATCAgttgttttctcttaaattcttattttattgGGAATCTGaataatcaaaaaaaaattatgtttttgtgTTAGGTGTTCTTAAAGCTGTTGAGAATGTCAATAGTATCATTGGGCCAGCACTTATTGCAAAGGTAATTTCATAGTAGtaataaatactttttcagttgttcagatactgacattaatCCAAGATTCTCATAGTTCTAAAATTATCAATACTTAGAATGTGGATGTGACAAAGCAAGAGGATGTGGACAAGATAATGCTGGAGTTGGATGGAACTCCCaacaaatgtaaatattgtTCATATATAATATTTGTATTGTTGTAAATGATTTTGATATGACTAGCTATCTTGCGAGAGTATCAATTGGGTTGTGTCTGTGTGTAATTACTCAGAAAATGGAGATATACTAGTTGTGGGAATATGGTGATGAGAAAACACAAATAGTTGTATGAAAAGTGCTTGTTAATAccatggggattaagagtgccaatTTGAAAGATACACTAGAGTTTTGTAGTTTGCaggaaaggccacaaactaCTATATGCtacttagaatgattagggagattaaagtgtctagtgactcaattgataatactcaattaccctgttatactctcccaccaacatAGCACCATAgtcatcacagtttctttagaaatttacctcCTTTATATCTTGTGAGTGGTTTGTTTTTATGATGCCTCCATCTTTATTCTGTAAACcacattttataatttttaatgattagaagtaaatttcatttgaccCATGGATGAAAATCATGCAGAGTAATGATTCTTGCAGGTATTAGCTGCAATTTTAGCAATTGCAGGaaggaagcctgaaaaaattctggcATTGATTGGGTTAAAACCTGTGTCTCTTAGATGCTACTTGGTGCTATCATCAACTGAGCTTTGAAGCCACATGTTGGGAGCACATTTTCTAGAGGGAACTTCTTTCCCAGGGAGGATCTggtcataatttatttcattacttgaCAAACCATATTGACTCTATTGCGTATCAATTTCAGCCAAGCTGGGTGCAAATGCAATCCTGGGAGTCTCACTGGCAATTTGCAAAGCAGGAGCAGTACACAAGGTCAGTAAAGAGCATCTGTCACTGTTTAGTAtcccttttttctttggaaaagatAAACGTTAATTTACAATGTTCTATTTACAGGTAAAAGCCGAAGTTAAGTCATGCAAGATCATTCTCAAAATGTGTCCATGTTCCTGTGGTTCTGAACCTTTTCACTGACAACTGGATTAAAAacatattgctttttttttttacttttcttactGATgcagagaaatgaaaaatttatgaagATTGAGTGAATTTTCAATGAAAGTTACCAGCCATGTTTCTAATCACAGTTGACAGACAAGTTATTAAATTCTTGCTGAAACATTTAAATGGACGTGAAGATGTTGTGGACTTGTCCGCAGAAAGTCCAAAAATGCTCTCAGGATTCGTAGTCACCCTGTTTTGCACATGGGCCCTCTCTCCATGACCAGTATGAAGTTTGTAAGTTTCTTTTGTTAGGTGGTCCCTGTTAGCAAAGTTCATGGATACCTACCTACTAGAATAGAATTACTTAGCCCCTCACCCCTTGAGCTGATTAATTGGCAGTGAGTTTAACCAGGTGCTGTCCTTGTTTCAGGGGGTACCTCTGTATAAGCATATTGCAGACCTGGCAGGCAACAAGGAGGTGATTCTTCCTGTTCCAGCATTTAATGTTATCAATGGAGGAAGCCATGCTGGGAATAAACTTGCCATGCAGGAATTTATGCTGTTACCAACAGGTTAGACACTTACAGATTTTACAATCATGGCTCTCTTCCTGCAGGAGTATGAAAAGGTAGAATAAAATGTAAGGGAAACTTGTTGTATTCCCTGGTGGTACTTATTTGGGGCTGACTGGCCTCATGTCCCTAAGAAgtagcaatttttttgtgtacagtgttctccttttcatgTGGTAATTGGTAAAATTTATGGCCTTTAGTATTTCTTATTATCACCTAAAATTGCGTGGAACTCTTGAAGATTTGATAGGTGAAAGGATTGATCATGGCTAATggtttgaaaataacttttttccttcCATGCTTAAAGTAAGGGAGAACACTGCATGTTGCTAGAAAATTTTGTATCAGCTTTATTTTGGGatttaattatgattttttGTGTTTAGTGGGAATGACTATTTGGAATCCAAGGTGGCTGAAATTTCTCCAGGGAGCTAATTTTTGCCATCTCTTCATTATGCTCTAgaacttaattttctttttatttgtggAGTTGTTTTCTGTGGGAAGTTATTTTGACACATAAAAGATTATCCAGTAAGTATTAAAATCAGCAAAATTTTCATGCAACATGGTAGAATATGTATTTGGTGTTTTTTTAGGGGCCAGTAATTTTAAGGAAGCAATGAGAATGGGCGCAGAAATATATCAGAACCTGAAAAGTGTGGTGAAGAAAAGATATGGAATTGATGGTGAGTAAGAAGAGCCCTCTGTAGATTGTAATTTGTATCTTTAACCGAGAGGTCCTTTGGAGAAAGAAGTGCATTTTCCATTAATTGAagatgttgaaaattattttaaccctttacaccctaacatccaTATTCATATTCCCCATACTCTTTTCCATACTTTTCCTTTGGGACAGACAAAGGAGAGTTCATTGTATAATCAAAAcatcttaggttggtgatcatttcctttattctcatgatctcaatGACAGATTTAGCAGTatttctgtaaggagaaattagatgctggtcataCTTAGGGTTTTTAGGGTTTAGAGGAGATATCATCTATCACTTTTTCACATTGTTATCAACAATGATGGTAACAACTGAAGATTTAAACCACCTTTTGACACactaatgtttttttcctcacagCTGTTAATGTTGGTGACGAAGGAGGCTTTGCTCCAAACATTCAGGATAACAGAGAAGGTGAGAAATGttcccttcccccacccccacactccaaaaaaacaaaaccacatGCTTTATTTCAGTAATATTCCACCCAGTTATCCAGATATCAACCAGTCTTgtttttagagaaagatgtttttcatcttgtcacaaggGTGGGACAAAGTCCCCATAAGATATCGAACCTAGACTTTCAGATTCTATGCCTctatgctctaccactgagccttagactctatggtgagcaagacCCATCAGGAATTCCTATATGACACATGTCCTGCACACTGCTGGGATCAGCAATTTCAATGTTTTGTAAACTGAACTAAAAAAGGTGGTGCATTTTTtggctcggtaaagaaatagagaacaATTTTTTGAATCTTATCGTGAgcatggaacaaagaaaaaactctgagGAATGGAACCTCTGAGGAATGGAACCTCAAACCTTCCTATGACCTTCTTGGTTTTTACTTGATATTCATAGGTCTTGAGTTGCTCAATGTTGCCATTGCCCAAGCTGGTTACACTGGTAAGATCAAAATCGGCATGGATGTTGCTGCATCAGGTATGGTATAAAAACAGTTGTTGAAGTATGAAATGACCTTGTAATGGCAAATTCTGTCACCACAAGTGTTCTAACTGCCATGACAAGTACAGGAAATGATAGAGGCCTGTTTTTGGCAACTATTAGTAAACTTTAGTGTTTTTATTACTCAGGTTTTGTGGTCCAAGGGTAATGTGAGATAAACGTTTACCCACATTTGTATTAAATATTCAAccattgtttattttaaaaaaaataatctttcatgGTAGTTGTCTGAGTATCAAGCCTTGAGCTTCCAAAACTAGTTACCATCCATATTGCTTATTTCTAAAAATCCTCTATCTAACCCTTATCCTCACCCATTTATGGttatttagtattttaaactgagttgatagcataaattggccacagtaaagagtttcaaagctgacaaattgagcattagcccttcattagagTAAACATCATGCAAGATTAAATTGCATTATCCACGAACCATACTTTTTAAGGGTAAATCCTTAAATAGATAATTTCTTCTAATACTATTTTAAGTGACACTATCTACAGTTAATAGATTGCAGATGACATCAATATGCAGTAAGAACAGAAAAGTGGCACATAAGGTGCAGCTGACTGTGTCACTGAGGTTCTTACACCATTTTGATGTCTTTTGTGATCTGTTACTGTACAGACACATCACAGCATGGAATCTATTAAGTTTATatgataataaattaaaatcttaaTGGTGATATCATCTATGCATCTGTCCACTAATATAACATATGTAAGAACCACTCAAAATGTGTGTAtcattcagcttatcatataaatgaataaatactattttttttttattgataagtTGAAGTGTacttttccctttcttttatAGAATTCTACAAGGAGGGAAAATATGATTTGGACTTCAAGAACCCAGAATCTGATCCCTCAAAATGGGTAGGTGTCATTGCTTAGACTGAGGAGATCTTTTGCAACTATAACCGGTATTACAGCTGGGGAAATTCAGAATTGTTGACTCATTGAAGGAATAAATGTGTTAACAAGGCTTGGCAAAGAATATTTGGCTTGCTATTGAAATGCGTTGTTCATTAACCCTATGCACCCTGACATCAATAGGCATTATTCTTCATGCATTTTCCAATACATTTCCTTTGACACTGACAGGAGGAATTTATTTAATGATCAAAGCTTCTAAGGtcgctgatcatttcctttatttatgcCCTTGCATCAATTCAGTTACCACATTCTGTATACGGATACTCTTCTCTGTACATTTGCACTGATACTGGTAAGAATAAttaatttaacaatcaaagcttcaaAGGCTGGCGATCATTTCTTCTATTCACATCATGATCTTactgaatgattcagcagtattacaaGAGGGAGAAACTAGattttagtcactcttagggttaaagagttaagaatgTATTTTCATCTCAAGCCTCTTCTCTTTTACTTGCAGATAACTGGTGAAGAGTTGTGCAGTATGTATGAAGATTTTATTGCCAAATATCCAGGTAGACTTGTTactctgttgttgttgttttttcttgaaaattaacttaaaaagAATAACTAATGCCTTATAAAAGCACTACAGAGAAATGGCTTCAAAACTTCTCTCCATCTTCTATGGGACTTCTATTTTTCCCATGTTGTTCAGCATCACACAAATTGAATAATCAATTGTAGCTTACTGACTAAGATATCAAGCTCTTTAAAAAGTCTATACCCCCTAAATCTTAATGTATAAAAATTCTAAGATTACTGTCAGTGAAAATACCAGTTACAGTTACTGCATCTTTTTTCACCAAGTTGTggatttattttctcttttctcttttcctcttcAGTTGTGTCTATTGAAGATGCATTTGACCAGGACGATTGGGAGCATTGGAGTCAGTTGACAGGAAAAGTAGGCATTCAAATTGTTGGGTAAGTTTGCTCTATTGATGATTTCTCTGAACATAGCATTCAATAGTTCCTATGAGATGAAGGGGacttttttcaaataatcagTTACTAGGCAATTGGTTGGCAGTTTGATATCTAcaaatactttttatttaacTTGGCAAGGTCATCCTTAGcaatttaactcccagaagggATTAAGAATAATTTAACTTCTCATGACAATCTTAATTCAGTATCCAGCAgtcaggtgatgagaatattaaaccttatcaggtagaagtttttgtCTGGATCAAACACTAAgttctcttaactaatttacTGGTAAATATGTaacagctagagaggagaagtAACAATCAAATATTGGATGTTTAAGGAGTAAAAGCTATCTGTTAATTGAAAGCTGGGTTATTGGTTTAGTAAGAGTGAAGGTTACACAAAATTCTGATTTGGTTTTGACTTAttaatatttgtttaaattgCTGGCGAATCAAAACTAACCACCTTGATACTCAGCAGTTTGTGTTTCTAAGagtaaaatattttatgttaaGTAAAATTGTACATTTTTGTGCTTCTATCAGGGATGACTTGACAGTGACAAACCCAAAACGGTAAGTAAGCCTCAGTGACAAACAGCTCTGCAAGGCAGCATGGTTCACTATTTTTCACTGATATAAGAGTGAACAGCATTGAATTTCTGCTAACCCTAATACTGCTAAATCATTCATAAAGATCgcgagaattaaggaaatgattgccaacctagagagctttgattgttaaacaaattctccttgtcagtaccaaagcaAATATCTAgagaagagtgtggagaatatagatactgagGGTGAAGTGAACTACTGGTTTTGAGAACAAAGGCGTATGACACAAGTTTAGTAGCTATCTTAAGTTTGGTTTCCCTTCTTATCTGCCACATTTGCAACTTTTATGAactggtgaaaaaaataaactggtCAAACATCATGACGTTTACAGCAGATTACCTCtactaaataataattttgatcagctctttaactcccagaggtgatcaacatgtaacttctccctgtaatatctatacattatcccACTAACtaaaatgagaatattcaaacttagcaggtagaagttgttatcttgatgtaaTACCAAATTCTGGTAACTAATTTACTacaaaatgtgtagcagcaagaggagagTATCAGATATGcagggttaaaaggttaatgacTGCTATCTTAGCATTGATCCAAATTTGCAAGATGTTTAATGTTGATATTTTGTTCCTTGACTGCAGCATCAAAATGGCTGTGGAGAAAAAAGCCTGCAACTGCCTTTTGCTGAAAGTGAACCAGATTGGCTCTGTCACAGAATCCATTGAGGCGTATGTATAGTTGCTCTTTTTATGTTTGttgcattttgtttgtttgcttgtttgtccAGTCTTTTTGTTATgcaaccaaaattttatttcaggtgaCCATATTGTTGTTTTCTATTGCAAAATTGTGACTTTGAATATAGTTGGGCTTGAAATCCCAATTGCCTCTCTTCACCCAGTGCTGTAAATGAGAACTAGCAGGTTTTCAAgaaaacctgatgaaatgcagTGACATAATCTGTGAAAGATGGCATCCATTCCATAAGAAGCAACAGTgctagttgcttcatgctatggaaatGGCAACTGGCCAAGGAGGAAGTGTAGATAGCTTGGCTCATGTgagaaatgttgtttttgtcatcacCAGGTGCAAGCTTGCTCAGCAAAATGGCTGGGGTGTTATGGTGAGTCATCGTAGCGGAGAAACAGAAGATACTTTTATTGCTGATTTGGTTGTGGGTCTGTGCGCAGGACAGGTGAGATCAccaaatagattccattttgttttccttctgtTCAGTATTTGATtgcagatgacatcaaaatgtggtaagagtAAAACTGAAGCACACAAGGCACaactgagtgtgtcactgatgttcttactttattttgatGTCTTGTTTGATCTGTAAGTGAACAGACTCGCAGCtacatggaatctatttgttttatttgataatgaagcaaaaaaactctcaatgatgatgtcatctttAGGTCTGTTCTCGAAGTAAGCGGCCAATCAAAATGTATGGGTAATTCAGCTGATTATGTAACATGAAGCATTCAACTCCAGATTCTAAGACAgcaatgaaatatttgttaaaattgATGGGTAAATTTTGATTGGTAGGTGTAACTCAACATATCTGTGGTCTCACAGTTCAGAGCCATAAGCTTTGACAATCTGGCTGACATTTTTCtatgctttgtttgtttttctctttttagatCAAGACAGGGGCTCCATGCAGGTCTGAACGATTGGCCAAATACAACCAGCTTCTCAGGTAAATGACTTATATGTTTAGTGCAAGGTATGACTAACAAATATAAACAACATTTTGTGGcagcattcttttttttttccaactttctTTAGTTAACTAGACAAGGAACTAGTAACAATACGTTGGGAAGTTAGTTTCTTTGCAGTACATTCCACCTAGTCTCCAAATTTTGACCTTAG containing:
- the LOC131798491 gene encoding alpha-enolase isoform X1; amino-acid sequence: MIFLTSSQSLVGRVVLSSCQRYALRHCLSTTPVLAGEGKMSGVSKIFAREIFDSRGNPSVEVDITTSKGQFRAAVPSGASTGVHEALELRDKDPKRFLGKGVLKAVENVNSIIGPALIAKNVDVTKQEDVDKIMLELDGTPNKSKLGANAILGVSLAICKAGAVHKGVPLYKHIADLAGNKEVILPVPAFNVINGGSHAGNKLAMQEFMLLPTGASNFKEAMRMGAEIYQNLKSVVKKRYGIDAVNVGDEGGFAPNIQDNREGLELLNVAIAQAGYTGKIKIGMDVAASEFYKEGKYDLDFKNPESDPSKWITGEELCSMYEDFIAKYPVVSIEDAFDQDDWEHWSQLTGKVGIQIVGDDLTVTNPKRIKMAVEKKACNCLLLKVNQIGSVTESIEACKLAQQNGWGVMVSHRSGETEDTFIADLVVGLCAGQIKTGAPCRSERLAKYNQLLRIEEELGAGAKYAGEKFRKPLE
- the LOC131798491 gene encoding alpha-enolase isoform X2, whose translation is MSGVSKIFAREIFDSRGNPSVEVDITTSKGQFRAAVPSGASTGVHEALELRDKDPKRFLGKGVLKAVENVNSIIGPALIAKNVDVTKQEDVDKIMLELDGTPNKSKLGANAILGVSLAICKAGAVHKGVPLYKHIADLAGNKEVILPVPAFNVINGGSHAGNKLAMQEFMLLPTGASNFKEAMRMGAEIYQNLKSVVKKRYGIDAVNVGDEGGFAPNIQDNREGLELLNVAIAQAGYTGKIKIGMDVAASEFYKEGKYDLDFKNPESDPSKWITGEELCSMYEDFIAKYPVVSIEDAFDQDDWEHWSQLTGKVGIQIVGDDLTVTNPKRIKMAVEKKACNCLLLKVNQIGSVTESIEACKLAQQNGWGVMVSHRSGETEDTFIADLVVGLCAGQIKTGAPCRSERLAKYNQLLRIEEELGAGAKYAGEKFRKPLE